CAGGCGCGCATCCGCCGGCTCGCCGCGCAACACGCGCGTGAGGCGGTCGAGATTCTGCTCGTTGGCGGGGATGCAAATCGGCGCCACCGCGTCGCGCACGGCCGGTGCGACGAAGCGCTGAAGAAACGTGACGAAGGTGCCGTCTTCGCGCGCCTCGAAGGTCGCGATCAGGTCGAAGCGCGGCTCGCTCACGTGCGCCATCTCGATGCGCTCGGGCGACACCGTGCGAAACACGGACGCGTTGTCGTAGTTCCGGCCGTCGGGGCCGTGCATCACATGGCGCCAGTGGCCGCCGGCGCGCGGCTCGAACTCGTGGAACGTGCAAGTGAAGCCGGTCGGTCCCCACCATTGGCAAAGGAGCCGGGCATCGGTCCACGCGCGAAAAACCTCATCGCGCGGGAACGGCAGCGTGCGGCTGGTGAAGAGTTCGCTGGCCGGATCGGCCGGAAGAGGAGCAGGCGTGGAGGACATGACGGGGAATGGAGGGC
This region of Opitutia bacterium genomic DNA includes:
- a CDS encoding SRPBCC domain-containing protein, with the protein product MSSTPAPLPADPASELFTSRTLPFPRDEVFRAWTDARLLCQWWGPTGFTCTFHEFEPRAGGHWRHVMHGPDGRNYDNASVFRTVSPERIEMAHVSEPRFDLIATFEAREDGTFVTFLQRFVAPAVRDAVAPICIPANEQNLDRLTRVLRGEPADARL